GGATTGGCTTGTAAAGCTTTTCCTTTTTCAGATTCGTAATTGGTATAAAAAACAAACCCGTTTTCGTTGTATTTTTTTAATAAAACAACGCGTGCTTTAGGAAACCCATCTAAACCTAAAGTCGAAATCGTCATGGCATTCACCTCTTCTACTCCACCAAATGCTTCGGTTTCTTTAAACCATTTATGAAACAAGTTTAACGGATCTTCTGGTAATTCATTTTCGTTCAACGCACTTTTTTCGTACGATTTTCTATAGTTAGTTAAATCACTCATTATTTCGTTATTTCAGGTAAAATTAATTAATTTTTGGGTACTTTTTATAGCTTTCTAAAACTTAATGGCGACATGCCGCTTTTGCGTTTAAAAAATTTTCCGAAAGCAGATTGGTCTGAAAAGTTTAAAATATCTGCAATTTCTTGTACCGTTAAATCGGGCTGTTTTAATAATTGACGGGCTTCACTGTACAATAAATCAAAAATAAAATCAGAAACCGTTTGCCCCGTAAGCTTTTTTACAATTTGTGTTAAATAATGTGATGTGATATGAATATGATCGGCGTAAAATTGCACCAAATGTTCGGTTTTGTAATGCTTTAAAATTAAAGTTAAAAACTGCTGAAAGTAAACATCTTCCCGACTCGGGTTATCATCTATTTCTTGTAAATAATTGGTTTCTATACAATGGCTTAAATCTAAAAAGTAAATGCGCAACGCATTTAGCAACATTTCGCGATAATAATTATGTTGTGTTTGTAAGCTGATATCATTAATAAACCGAACGGGCTGTTAACAAATTAAAATCAGAATCGTTTAAATGCAAAATTGGATTTTTGTACATTTTTACGTTGTACTTTACCCGTTTATACAGCATATCAATCGAGAACATTTCGGCCACATAATCCTTCTCAATATATAAACTTAAACAAACAAAATCAGAACTTACCTGCTGTATTTTAAACAAATGTCCAAAAGATAGCAGTAACATATCCTGCGTTTGAACCTGATGTTTTCTAAAATTAATTTCTACCTCAGCAGTTCCAGATAAAACCAATAAAAACAAAGTTGATTTTAAGTTGATATTTTGTTGCAAAACAGATAAAAACTGCTGCTGATTTAATTGCAATACGCTCAAACTTCTTTTCGTACTATCTTTCTGGCTGCTTGCTGTAAACAAATCATAATCATAAATTATTTTGTCTGCCATTTTTTATTAAATCTTTTGTATTACAATAACAAAAATATTCAAAATAAACCAATTCTATACAAAAATAGAATAACTAATTTTTTAAAAATTGACGGAAATTTGCCTACGAATTAGTGTAAGATATTTTTTATGAAATTAAGAACAAAAGTACTGCTGTGTTTTTGTGTGCTAAGCAGCTTACCAAGCTATTTACAAGCACAAAACAAAATGTACAACCTAAACGATTTGTTTGCCTTGGCCGATGCAAACAACCGCGATTTAAAGGTTTTAGAAAACTATGCAAAAATTGAAGAACAAGCTGTTCGGGATGAAAAAAACAACCGATTACCCGACGTAAATGCCACAGTAATGGCTTCGTACATTGGCGACGGGTACATTACAGGCCGAAATTTTAAAAACGGTTTTAGCGTACCTATTCCGGAATTTGGAAACAACTTTATTGTAGAAGCCAAACAACTTATTTTTGCCGGTGGTGCAGTAAATGCTGCCATTGCTAAAGCCAAAAACAAGCAATCTTTAACGGTTTTAGAAAAAGAAAAAGTGCAGCAAGGCATTCGTTTGGGAATTGTTGGATATTATTTAGAAATACAAAAGCTAAACAATCAAAAACAAATTATTGAAAACAACATCAAACAAACCCAAAAAGTAATAGAACAAGTTACTGCCAAAACCGAACAAGGCATTAGCTTAAAAAACAACATTACGCGCTTTGAACTGCAATTACAAGCCTTGCAACTAAATTTAATTCGAGTAAATAATGCTACAGCTATTATAAACAACGAATTAGTTAAAATGGTTCAGCTACCATTAGGTACGCAATTGCATTTAGAACCAATTAATCAAATTACGAAAGAAAGTAACGACGATCGTGAATATTGGCAAAACGTGGCAAGCAAAAACGCGAAAGAACTAAAACAAAGTGTTTTAGAAGTTGAAAATGCAGCGCACACCGAAAAACAAGCAAAGTCGAGCAAATTACCACAACTTTTTGCCTTTGCTGGCAATTACTTTAATGGACCGGTCATGATAGAAATTCCGGTTTTAAACAACAATTTTAATTATTGGAATGTGGGCGTTGGTTTAAGTTATGATATTTCGTCTTTATACAAATCAAACGCTAAAATTAAACAAACCCGATTTTTAAAGGAAAATGCTTTAGAACAGCAAGAAAATAAAAAAGAGCAGGTTGCGCTAGAAATAGAATCGGCACGTATTAAATACAACGAAAGCATTGCTTTGTACAACACACAACTTAAAAGCATTGAATTGGCAAACCAAAACTACAACGTAATTAAAAATAGATATCTAAATCAGTTGGCGTTGATAACCGAAATGATTGATGCCGAAAACACAAAATTAGATGCCGAATTACAAGCAGCTAATGCAGAAATGAATATTCTATTTCACTACTACCAACTTAAAAAAATAGCAGGAATTTTATAAAATCAATTAAAAAAATCATATAAAATGAATCATAAACGCAAAAAAAACACCTATAATATTATTGTTGGCGCTTTAGTTTTAGGCGGATTAGTTTGGGTAGGTTCTAAATTTTTCTTTTTAGGAAATGTAGAATATACCGACAACGCACAAGTAAAACAATTAATAGTTCCAGCAAACGCAAGGGTTTCTGGCTATATTAAAGAAATTAAATTTGATGAGTACGAACCTGTAAAAAAAGGAGATACCTTATTAATTATAGAAGATACCGAATTTAGATATCGCTTGGCTCAAGCTGAAGCCGATTATCAAAGCGCATTAGCTGGTAAAGATATTGTTGCATCATCTGTAAAAACAATTGCAAATAATACAGCGGTAACCGATGCAGGATTGGCCGAATTAAAAGCTTTATTAGATAATGCTGAAACCGATTACAAACGCTATAAAAAATTATTAGAACAACAATCGGTAACGCAACAGGAATATGATGGTAAACACACACAATATGTGGCATTAAAAGCCAAATACGAAACTTTAGCACGCCAAAAACAAACCACCATTTTAGCTACAAACGAGCAAAATTTACGCTTAATGCAAAACGATGCAGTAATTGAATTGGCAAAAGCTGCGGTGGAATTAGCAAAACTAAACCTATCGTACACGGTAATTGTTGCGCCAACCGATGGACACACCGGACGCAAAAATTTACAAGTTGGACAATTACTTCAGCCCGGACAACCGGTTGTAGATATTATTGATAACAATGATATTTGGATTATTGCTAATTATAAAGAAACGCAAACGCATCAAATTAAAGAAAATCAAGAAGTTGAATTAGCAGTTGATGCCTTACCTGGCGTTACATTAAAAGGTATTGTAAAATCGGTTGCTAATGCTACCGGAGCAAGTTTTTCGGTTTTACCACAAGATAATTCTGCGGGTAACTTTGTAAAAATTGAACAACGTATTCCTGTAAAAATTGAATTTGCAGATAGCAATGATGCTGAATTGCTTCAGAAATTACGTGCAGGAATGAATGTTGAATGTAAAGTACTTTTATAATGGGAATGGACGCACCTATGGGTCCGTTTCGCATTCCAGCAATTAACAATTATATTCCAGAAAAAATAAAACCATGGCTTTTTGTTCTTTTTGTTGTTTTGGTACAGTTTTCGGGCGGTGGTGTGTATTTAGCTACCTTAAACGAAATGGTTTCTGGAAGAGCATTGCTTACTGAAGATGTGCAAATGGCAGGTTTTGCCTCAATGGTCGGAATGGTTTTGGTGTTTACTTTTATGCTGCGCTTAAAAATGCGCTTTACTAGTAAAACATCCATGTTGGTTTGCTGCGGCGGACTGGTAATTTGCAACATAATTTGCTTATATACCGTAAATTTATTTGTTTTAGTTTCGGTTTGTTTTGTAGCCGGTATGTTAAAAATGTGGGCAACGTTTGAGTGTAATTCTTCCATTCAATTATGGATTACCCCAACGCGAGATATGCCCATTTTCTTTTCATACATCTACCTATTGGTTCAGGGCGTTATTATAATGGGTGGAGCAACTCAAATTTACGTTTCGTTATTTACTAACTTTCAATACGTAAATTACGTAGTTATTGGAGTTTTATTACTTATGATGTTAGCCGTTTTACTTCTGTTTAATAACGGCATGTACATGCCTTTTGTACCTTTATTTGGTATTGATTGGTTTGGTGCTTTTATGTGGGGGTTAATAATGCTGTGCATCAATTTTATATTTATTTACGGTAATCATTTAGATTGGTACGATTCGAGCTCCATACAAATGGCTACTGTTTTTTTAGTTGTGTTGCTTGCTTTAAATATTTATCGCGCCTCGTTTATTCGACATCCGTTTATAGATTTAAAAACCTTTACTTATAAACCCGTTTGGCAATCTGTATTGTTATATTTTATAATTGATATTTTAATCGCTCCAACACATTTAGTAGAACATATTTATTTTGAGGCGGTTTTAGGTTACGATACGCATAATATAAACGATATTAATTTAATTAGCTGGATCGGTGTAGTTGCTGGAGCTTTTTTTACTTGGCGCTTTTTTGCAGTTGCCAAGCAATCATTTAAAAAAACATTTATGATTGGCATCGGCGCCATTGTTTTGTACGAAATTGGTATGTATTTTATAATTGATGCCAATACAAGCAAATACATGTTAGCGGTTCCGTTATTTTTACGAAACTTTGGTTATGTAACCTTAGCTATTGTTTTAATTTCTGATTTGATGCGTGTGCCTTTTCAGCACTTTTTTCAAGCCATTTCAATACAGGCTTTTATGAGCGCAGCTTGCGGAAGTGCAATTGGCGGTGCCTTAACCTACCATTTATTTCAGGTTACAACTACCAAAAACTTTCAGCTTCTTTCTGCCTCGTTAGATAAAGTTAATGCATCCTTATTTAGCGCGCAACCGCAAGTTTTACAAGGATTGCTTAGCAAGCAAATTTTATTAACCTCGTTTAAAGAAATGTACGGTTACTTTGCCATAGCTGGTATTTTACTTTTAATTATCTTGCTTTTGTATCGTTATCCGTATTTGCCTAAAAATTTAATTTATCCGCGCAATAAAACCATTAAAAAAAAATTACGAAAGAATTAGAATAAACAAAACAGCCATGCAATATTGCATGGCTGTTTTACTATAAACAAGTCGGCTAAATAGCCGACTTTTTTATTCATTACCACCAAATAAGGTAGTTTGTCCGTCATCTTCAATTATAATATCTTGAATATCTTCTTCAATTTTAGAATCGTTGTTTTCAGATTCTTCTTCTATAACTTCTTCATAAGGTAAAGGTTCTAAAACTTTAATTTCTTTAACCTTATCTGGAGTTAACTGATTACCTAAAGCTTTAATTCCTTTAAGGGCAATAAATTCTTCTAAATTAATTTCTAAAGATTCTTTTTGCACGCCTTTTATTTTAGGAAAAACAACTTCTATACGCGGCAACCAATCGGTTGAAACAAAATCAACTTTAGTTTTATCGTGCTCAGAAACAAAGGTTTCTTCTTTATTTTCGTTTTCAATAATAAAACGTTTTACATAATGGCGTTCTTTTTCACCCTCAAAATAAACTACAGAAATTGGTTTTTTAGGATTCCATTTTTCTATAATCAGCATATCGGTTTCAAAATGCGTGGTTAATTCAGGAATTATGGTTTTAATTTTACCGGACTCGGTAATAATTAACAAGCGATCGTTAGGTTTAAATTCACCTAACAAGGTACCACGTCCATCAACATTTAGGCGTTTTACAACTTCGTCAAACCAAACTTTTCTTGGACGTAAGGTTGAGATTCCTTTTTCTTTCATCTCAATCTTTTTAACCGCATATTTTGTAACTAAATTACCTTTACTTGCACGGCCTTTAATAGCAATATCGGCAAAATCTAAATCCCATTTCAGTTTTTTAACACTACCTACCTGACGTAGTAAAATAGTAACAATTTCGGCTTCTCCGTTTGGATTACATGAGAAGTAAAGCACTTGTGAATTGGCTGTTCCGGCTGTTAAATCGTACATTTTATCGCGGGTTACCCCAGAAACGTTAAAACGTTTGATGTACGATGGTCCGCTTTTGCCATCGCGATAAATTAAATTGTAAATGGTGCGTTTGTCGTTACGATCAAAAATACCAATGTGAATAATGTCTTTACCAATAAACTTTTTATCGTCAACCTTTGTAACTACAAACTGGCCGCTTCGTAAAAAGATAATTACATCATCAATATCCGAACAATCAGCGACGTATTCGTCTTTTTTCAATCCGGTTCCTATAAAACCTTCTTCACGGTTTACATATAATTTGGTGTTACGTAAAACAACTTTTGTTGCTTCGATATTATCAAAGCTTCTGATTTCGGTTTTACGCTCTTTTCCTTTACCGTATTTTGTACGCAGATTGGTAAAATAATCGATTGAAAAAGGAATGATATGTTCTATGTTGTATTTTACTTTTTCGATATCGCCTTCTAAAGCTTCAATTTTTTCGTTGGCTTTATCAATATCAAAGCGTGAAATACGTTTAATTTTAATTTCGGTTAGCTTGGTAATATCATCTAAAGTTACCGCGCGTTTTAAATTGCCAATAAATGGTTTTAACCCTTTATCGATTGCCTCAATTACGCCTTCCCAGGTTTCTTCTTCCTCAATATGACGGTAGATACGGTTTTCGATAAAAATACGTTCTAACGATAAATAATGCCATTGTTCTTCTAGCTCACCTAATTCAATTTTAAGTTCACTTAGTAAAAGTTCAACCGTACGATCGGTAGAACGTTTAAGCATTTCGGTAACGCCAACAAATAATGGTTTGTTATCTTCAATCACACAACCTAATGGTGCAATAGAAATTTCACAGTTTGTAAAGGCATATAAAGCATCAATCATTTTATCTGGCGAAACACCAGGCGCTAAATGCACTAAAATTTCTACTTCAGAAGATGTATTATCTTCTACCTTTTTTAATTTAATTTTACCTTTTTCGTTTGCTTTTAAAATGCTGTCGATTAGGTTTGATGTGTTGGTAGAAAAAGGAATATCTTTAATTACCAGCGTATTTTTATCTAACTGAGAAATTCGCGCACGCACACGCACACGCCCACCGCGCATTCCGTCGTTATAACTAGAAACATCGGCTATACCGGCCGTTGGAAAATCTGGATAAATAGTAAACGGTTTACCTTTTAAATGTTTAATAGATGCATCTATTAATTCTAAAAAGTTATGAGGTAAAATTTTGGTTGATAAACCTACCGCAATCCCTTCTCCACCTTGAGCCAATAAAAGTGGAAATTTAACGGGTAAGTTTATGGGTTCGTTACGACGTCCGTCGTACGAAAGTTGCCAAGGCGTGATTTTTGGCGAATACAATACCTCTAAAGCGAATTTAGACAAACGTGCTTCGATATAACGCGATGCTGCTGCATCATCACCCGTAAAAATATTACCCCAGTTTCCTTGGGTATCAATCAACAAATCTTTTTGACCAATTTGCACCATGGCATCTCCAATACTTTGATCACCGTGTGGGTGATATTGCATGGTATGCCCAACAATGTTTGCTACTTTGTTGTAACGCCCATCGTCAAGTTCTTTCATTGAGTGCATTATACGGCGTTGCACGGGTTTAAATCCGTCTTCAATCGCCGGTACAGCGCGCTCTAAAATTACATAAGATGCGTATTCTAAAAACCAATCACGGTACATGCCCGTTACGCGCTTTATTGTTTCTCCCCCATCTGTAGGTTCAAAATCTTCTTCCAGTTCTAATTCTTCTGCTTCATCCGCAGCATCTTCCTGGTTTAAAGGTTCGTTATATTGGTTTTGATCTTCTGGATCAAAAGAAAATTCATTGGTATTATTTTCGTCTTGGCTCATTTATTTTGGTCTTGTTAAAATTACGCTTCGGCAGTTTCAACAGCGTCTAATTCTACTTTTAGATTATCGATAATAAATTCTTGTCGGTCTGGTGTGTTTTTACCCATGTAAAATTCTAATAAATTTTCAATAGAAAATGCTTTATCTAACATTACAGGTTCTAAACGAATATCATCACCGATAAAGTTTTTAAATTCATCAGGAGAAATTTCACCCAAACCTTTAAATCGAGTAATTTCTGGCTTAGGTTTTAGCTCTTCAATAGCATTAATTCGTTCTTCTTCGGTATAACAATAAATGGTTTTCTTTTTGTTTCGTACACGGAAAAGCGGGGTTTGTAAAATGTATAAATGCCCCTCTTTAATTAATTCCGGGAAAAACTGCAAGAAAAACGTAATCATTAACAAACGAATATGCATACCGTCAACATCGGCATCGGTTGCTAAAACAATATTATTATAGCGTAAGCTTTCGTAATCTTCTTCAATATCTAAGGCAGCTTGTAGCAAGTTAAATTCTTCATTTTCATAAACAATTTTCTTGGTCATGCCGTAAGTATTTAACGGTTTACCACGTAAACTAAAAACGGCTTGCGTATTTACATCACGCGATTTGGTGATAGAACCCGATGCCGAATTACCTTCGGTAATAAACAACGTACTTTCTAAATATCTTGGGTTTTTAATATCAGTTAAATGTACCCTACAATCGCGCAGTTTTTTATTGTGTAAACTTGCTTTTTTAGCACGATCTTTTGCTAGTTTACGAATACCAGAAAGTTCTTTACGCTCGCGCTCTGCTTGTAAAATTTTACGATGCAAAGCATCGGCAATTTCGGGATTTTTATGTAAAAAGTTGTCTAAATGTGTTTTAACAAAATCGTTAACAAACGTACGTACGGTAGCCAAGTTAGGGCCCATATCGGTAGAACCTAATTTGGTTTTGGTTTGAGATTCGAAAACCGGTTCTTCAACCTTTAATGCAATAGCAG
This genomic window from Flavobacterium agricola contains:
- a CDS encoding efflux MFS transporter permease, whose product is MDAPMGPFRIPAINNYIPEKIKPWLFVLFVVLVQFSGGGVYLATLNEMVSGRALLTEDVQMAGFASMVGMVLVFTFMLRLKMRFTSKTSMLVCCGGLVICNIICLYTVNLFVLVSVCFVAGMLKMWATFECNSSIQLWITPTRDMPIFFSYIYLLVQGVIIMGGATQIYVSLFTNFQYVNYVVIGVLLLMMLAVLLLFNNGMYMPFVPLFGIDWFGAFMWGLIMLCINFIFIYGNHLDWYDSSSIQMATVFLVVLLALNIYRASFIRHPFIDLKTFTYKPVWQSVLLYFIIDILIAPTHLVEHIYFEAVLGYDTHNINDINLISWIGVVAGAFFTWRFFAVAKQSFKKTFMIGIGAIVLYEIGMYFIIDANTSKYMLAVPLFLRNFGYVTLAIVLISDLMRVPFQHFFQAISIQAFMSAACGSAIGGALTYHLFQVTTTKNFQLLSASLDKVNASLFSAQPQVLQGLLSKQILLTSFKEMYGYFAIAGILLLIILLLYRYPYLPKNLIYPRNKTIKKKLRKN
- a CDS encoding HlyD family secretion protein; translation: MNHKRKKNTYNIIVGALVLGGLVWVGSKFFFLGNVEYTDNAQVKQLIVPANARVSGYIKEIKFDEYEPVKKGDTLLIIEDTEFRYRLAQAEADYQSALAGKDIVASSVKTIANNTAVTDAGLAELKALLDNAETDYKRYKKLLEQQSVTQQEYDGKHTQYVALKAKYETLARQKQTTILATNEQNLRLMQNDAVIELAKAAVELAKLNLSYTVIVAPTDGHTGRKNLQVGQLLQPGQPVVDIIDNNDIWIIANYKETQTHQIKENQEVELAVDALPGVTLKGIVKSVANATGASFSVLPQDNSAGNFVKIEQRIPVKIEFADSNDAELLQKLRAGMNVECKVLL
- a CDS encoding DNA gyrase/topoisomerase IV subunit A; its protein translation is MSQDENNTNEFSFDPEDQNQYNEPLNQEDAADEAEELELEEDFEPTDGGETIKRVTGMYRDWFLEYASYVILERAVPAIEDGFKPVQRRIMHSMKELDDGRYNKVANIVGHTMQYHPHGDQSIGDAMVQIGQKDLLIDTQGNWGNIFTGDDAAASRYIEARLSKFALEVLYSPKITPWQLSYDGRRNEPINLPVKFPLLLAQGGEGIAVGLSTKILPHNFLELIDASIKHLKGKPFTIYPDFPTAGIADVSSYNDGMRGGRVRVRARISQLDKNTLVIKDIPFSTNTSNLIDSILKANEKGKIKLKKVEDNTSSEVEILVHLAPGVSPDKMIDALYAFTNCEISIAPLGCVIEDNKPLFVGVTEMLKRSTDRTVELLLSELKIELGELEEQWHYLSLERIFIENRIYRHIEEEETWEGVIEAIDKGLKPFIGNLKRAVTLDDITKLTEIKIKRISRFDIDKANEKIEALEGDIEKVKYNIEHIIPFSIDYFTNLRTKYGKGKERKTEIRSFDNIEATKVVLRNTKLYVNREEGFIGTGLKKDEYVADCSDIDDVIIFLRSGQFVVTKVDDKKFIGKDIIHIGIFDRNDKRTIYNLIYRDGKSGPSYIKRFNVSGVTRDKMYDLTAGTANSQVLYFSCNPNGEAEIVTILLRQVGSVKKLKWDLDFADIAIKGRASKGNLVTKYAVKKIEMKEKGISTLRPRKVWFDEVVKRLNVDGRGTLLGEFKPNDRLLIITESGKIKTIIPELTTHFETDMLIIEKWNPKKPISVVYFEGEKERHYVKRFIIENENKEETFVSEHDKTKVDFVSTDWLPRIEVVFPKIKGVQKESLEINLEEFIALKGIKALGNQLTPDKVKEIKVLEPLPYEEVIEEESENNDSKIEEDIQDIIIEDDGQTTLFGGNE
- a CDS encoding DNA topoisomerase IV subunit B is translated as MQEQNQYTEDNIRSLDWKEHIRMRPGMYIGKLGDGSSPDDGIYILLKEVLDNCIDEFVMGAGKTIEVTIKDRLVSVRDYGRGIPLGKLVDVVSKMNTGGKYDSKAFKKSVGLNGVGTKAVNALSSFFRVESVRDNMHKAAEFSAGNLTQEEDAVESSKRRGTKVTFLADETIFKNYKFRNEYIERMLKNYCYLNTGLTIIYNGEKFFSENGLKDLLEENISQDDMVYPIIHLRGNDIELAITHSKSQYSEEYYSFVNGQNTTQGGTHLAAFKEAVVRTVKEFFNKNFEASDIRKSIVSAIALKVEEPVFESQTKTKLGSTDMGPNLATVRTFVNDFVKTHLDNFLHKNPEIADALHRKILQAERERKELSGIRKLAKDRAKKASLHNKKLRDCRVHLTDIKNPRYLESTLFITEGNSASGSITKSRDVNTQAVFSLRGKPLNTYGMTKKIVYENEEFNLLQAALDIEEDYESLRYNNIVLATDADVDGMHIRLLMITFFLQFFPELIKEGHLYILQTPLFRVRNKKKTIYCYTEEERINAIEELKPKPEITRFKGLGEISPDEFKNFIGDDIRLEPVMLDKAFSIENLLEFYMGKNTPDRQEFIIDNLKVELDAVETAEA
- a CDS encoding TolC family protein, which translates into the protein MKLRTKVLLCFCVLSSLPSYLQAQNKMYNLNDLFALADANNRDLKVLENYAKIEEQAVRDEKNNRLPDVNATVMASYIGDGYITGRNFKNGFSVPIPEFGNNFIVEAKQLIFAGGAVNAAIAKAKNKQSLTVLEKEKVQQGIRLGIVGYYLEIQKLNNQKQIIENNIKQTQKVIEQVTAKTEQGISLKNNITRFELQLQALQLNLIRVNNATAIINNELVKMVQLPLGTQLHLEPINQITKESNDDREYWQNVASKNAKELKQSVLEVENAAHTEKQAKSSKLPQLFAFAGNYFNGPVMIEIPVLNNNFNYWNVGVGLSYDISSLYKSNAKIKQTRFLKENALEQQENKKEQVALEIESARIKYNESIALYNTQLKSIELANQNYNVIKNRYLNQLALITEMIDAENTKLDAELQAANAEMNILFHYYQLKKIAGIL
- a CDS encoding helix-turn-helix domain-containing protein, coding for MLLNALRIYFLDLSHCIETNYLQEIDDNPSREDVYFQQFLTLILKHYKTEHLVQFYADHIHITSHYLTQIVKKLTGQTVSDFIFDLLYSEARQLLKQPDLTVQEIADILNFSDQSAFGKFFKRKSGMSPLSFRKL